Proteins co-encoded in one Ralstonia sp. RRA genomic window:
- the lptB gene encoding LPS export ABC transporter ATP-binding protein, producing MSATTLAPKTVAPQATTSSTLVVRHLKKRYGTRTVVKDVSLDVKSGEVVGLLGPNGAGKTTSFYMIVGLVALDAGDIVLDGEHISRLPIHQRARMGLSYLPQEASVFRKLNVQENIRAVLELQEQDGKKLSQDEVNRRLDGLLDDLQIAHLRNNPALSLSGGERRRVEIARALASSPRFILLDEPFAGVDPIAVGEIQRIVSFLKDRNIGVLITDHNVRETLGICDHAYIISEGTVLAAGMPEQIIENEDVRKVYLGDNFRM from the coding sequence ATGTCCGCAACTACCCTCGCCCCCAAGACCGTCGCTCCGCAGGCCACGACCTCCAGCACGCTGGTCGTACGCCATCTGAAGAAGCGTTACGGCACGCGCACGGTGGTCAAGGACGTATCGCTCGACGTGAAGAGCGGTGAAGTGGTCGGCCTGCTCGGCCCCAACGGCGCGGGCAAGACCACGTCGTTCTACATGATCGTGGGCCTCGTAGCGCTGGACGCTGGCGACATCGTGCTCGACGGCGAGCACATCAGCCGCCTGCCGATCCACCAGCGCGCGCGCATGGGTCTGTCGTACCTGCCGCAGGAAGCCTCGGTGTTCCGCAAGCTCAACGTGCAGGAGAACATCCGCGCCGTGCTCGAGTTGCAGGAACAGGATGGCAAGAAGCTCTCGCAAGACGAGGTCAACCGCCGCCTCGACGGCCTGCTCGACGATCTGCAGATCGCCCACCTGCGCAACAATCCCGCACTGTCGCTTTCGGGTGGTGAGCGCCGCCGCGTGGAAATTGCCCGGGCACTGGCCTCGTCGCCGCGCTTCATCCTGCTCGATGAACCGTTTGCCGGCGTGGACCCGATCGCCGTCGGTGAAATCCAGCGCATCGTCAGCTTCCTGAAAGACCGCAACATCGGCGTGCTGATCACCGATCACAACGTGCGCGAAACCCTGGGCATCTGCGATCACGCCTACATCATCAGCGAAGGCACAGTGCTTGCCGCAGGCATGCCGGAGCAGATCATCGAAAACGAGGATGTGCGCAAGGTGTATCTGGGCGACAACTTCCGGATGTAA
- the lptA gene encoding lipopolysaccharide transport periplasmic protein LptA, with translation MTDSLRAAGLAIAAALLLPALPAHAERADRDKPLVLEADNASYDDLKQVYHLTGNVVLTKGTMVLRSDEADLRTDPEGYNYAIATSKPGNLAFIRQKRDNVDEFIQGWGERIEYDGKQEISKLISRARMERLQGATQLDEIRGAVITYDGQKEFYTASGGPENTTAANPSGRVRAILAPRTGTPGAPGTPTPAAKP, from the coding sequence ATGACCGACTCTCTCCGTGCCGCCGGCCTTGCCATCGCTGCTGCGCTGCTGCTCCCGGCTCTGCCCGCACATGCTGAGCGCGCCGACCGCGACAAGCCGCTGGTGCTCGAAGCCGACAACGCCAGCTACGACGATCTGAAGCAGGTCTACCACCTGACCGGTAACGTTGTGCTGACCAAGGGCACCATGGTGCTACGCTCCGACGAGGCCGATCTGCGTACCGACCCGGAGGGCTACAACTACGCCATTGCCACCTCCAAGCCCGGCAATCTGGCCTTCATCCGCCAGAAGCGCGACAACGTCGACGAGTTCATCCAGGGCTGGGGCGAGCGCATCGAATACGACGGCAAGCAAGAGATCTCCAAGCTGATCAGCCGCGCACGCATGGAACGCCTGCAGGGCGCCACGCAGCTCGATGAGATCCGTGGCGCGGTCATCACGTACGACGGCCAGAAGGAGTTCTACACGGCCTCGGGCGGCCCGGAGAACACCACCGCCGCCAACCCGTCGGGCCGCGTGCGCGCCATTCTCGCACCGCGCACCGGCACACCGGGCGCGCCGGGTACGCCCACGCCTGCCGCCAAGCCCTGA
- the lptC gene encoding LPS export ABC transporter periplasmic protein LptC encodes MASERSQRLVSTVLQIMLRGLPILLMAIVCGVTFLLVQVNTPQTDEAANQPKRHVADYMMDGVSATALDEKGVTKYRFTGVHMNHYEDDLTYDVTFPALRVYAPDRPQVTARADLGKMNGEGTIIDLYNNAKVVRAQGPDPHQDPLMTADSTYFQVLLNDDVVRTDKPVELHRGPSIMNANGLTFNNVTRQVQLLGNVRGRIEGLGAPKQ; translated from the coding sequence ATGGCCAGCGAACGCTCCCAACGCCTCGTCTCCACCGTGCTGCAGATCATGCTGCGCGGGCTGCCGATCCTGCTGATGGCAATCGTCTGCGGTGTCACGTTCCTCCTGGTGCAGGTCAACACCCCGCAAACCGACGAAGCCGCCAACCAGCCCAAGCGCCACGTGGCCGACTATATGATGGACGGCGTCTCGGCCACCGCGCTGGACGAGAAAGGCGTGACCAAATACCGCTTCACCGGCGTCCACATGAATCACTACGAGGACGACCTGACCTACGACGTCACCTTCCCGGCGCTGCGCGTGTATGCGCCCGACCGCCCACAAGTGACCGCCCGTGCCGACCTCGGCAAGATGAACGGCGAAGGCACCATCATCGATCTGTACAACAACGCCAAGGTCGTCCGCGCGCAGGGCCCTGACCCGCACCAGGACCCGCTGATGACCGCCGACTCGACCTACTTCCAGGTGCTGCTTAACGACGACGTCGTGCGCACCGACAAGCCGGTCGAACTGCACCGCGGGCCGTCGATCATGAACGCCAACGGCCTCACCTTCAACAACGTGACCCGCCAAGTACAATTGCTCGGCAATGTGCGCGGCCGAATCGAAGGGCTGGGAGCGCCGAAGCAGTAG
- a CDS encoding HAD family hydrolase, with the protein MSAPAESPVHSNIDARFPQAMERAARVRLMIFDVDGVLTDGRLLVGPEGEISKAFDTLDGHGIKLLAQAGITSAIITGRQSEIVAWRAGELGIEHLYQGVADKREAFAHLLAAAELQPQDAGYMGDDWPDLPVMTLVGFAACPAQAHIELRNRAHYVAQATGGRGAVREVADLILKAQGAYDNLLAQLLQAPQTF; encoded by the coding sequence ATGTCCGCGCCGGCAGAATCCCCCGTCCACAGCAACATCGACGCCCGCTTTCCGCAAGCGATGGAACGCGCCGCGCGCGTGCGCCTGATGATTTTCGACGTGGATGGCGTGCTGACCGACGGCCGCCTGCTGGTTGGCCCCGAGGGTGAGATCAGCAAGGCCTTCGACACACTCGACGGCCACGGTATCAAGTTGCTGGCCCAGGCGGGCATCACGTCGGCCATCATCACCGGCCGGCAATCCGAGATCGTTGCCTGGCGTGCCGGGGAACTCGGCATCGAACATCTGTACCAAGGCGTAGCCGACAAGCGCGAGGCGTTTGCCCACCTGCTGGCCGCGGCCGAACTGCAACCGCAGGATGCCGGCTACATGGGCGACGACTGGCCCGACCTGCCGGTGATGACGCTGGTGGGCTTTGCCGCCTGCCCGGCCCAGGCCCACATCGAGCTGCGCAACCGCGCCCATTATGTCGCCCAGGCGACAGGCGGCCGCGGCGCCGTGCGCGAAGTGGCCGACCTGATCCTCAAGGCTCAGGGCGCCTACGACAACCTGCTCGCACAACTGCTGCAGGCCCCGCAAACTTTCTGA